A window of Apium graveolens cultivar Ventura chromosome 8, ASM990537v1, whole genome shotgun sequence contains these coding sequences:
- the LOC141680594 gene encoding epidermis-specific secreted glycoprotein EP1-like — protein MEKSQLSLYYKPVNVKTSILYYKTKFGTGKDTLTKTQFTIEPFTNIESDTVWANEFHLESFMNNSTTSSGSVVLSRAKYNTTYSMLRVDSDGNLKIYTYEEHVDYGAWEVTYVLFDRDQGWESECKLPKRCGSLGVCSDDE, from the coding sequence ATGGAGAAAAGCCAGCTTTCTTTGTATTACAAGCCTGTCAATGTTAAAACTTCCATACTCTATTACAAAACCAAGTTTGGAACTGGAAAAGACACTCTAACAAAAACACAGTTTACAATTGAGCCATTTACTAACATAGAGAGTGACACAGTTTGGGCAAATGAGTTTCACCTTGAATCCTTCATGAACAACTCTACCACATCTAGTGGCTCGGTTGTATTGTCAAGAGCAAAATACAATACTACTTACTCTATGCTTCGTGTTGATAGCGATGGCAACTTAAAGATCTACACATACGAAGAGCACGTAGATTATGGTGCATGGGAAGTTACATACGTCCTCTTTGACAGAGACCAAGGTTGGGAGAGCGAATGTAAATTGCCAAAGCGATGCGGATCACTTGGAGTATGCAGCGATGATGAGTGA